A window of Apium graveolens cultivar Ventura chromosome 8, ASM990537v1, whole genome shotgun sequence contains these coding sequences:
- the LOC141678066 gene encoding RHOMBOID-like protein 13, giving the protein MGEPLVYEILEKPATSCIIGICCAIWFYIQKKNIGYVHVGLSYETAIDGHYWRIITSAFSHISVIHLVFNMSALWSLGVVESLDHMGLGFEFYLQYTLVLVLLSGFLVLGSYHILINRFKFEYFRRVTAVGYSCVVFGWMTILSVKQPSSKLNLFGFLSLPISFAPFESLIFTSIIVPQASFLGHLSGIVVGYSISWGLIHGMNNYWAVSILGWTALVFVLSLKKSGTFELDFLEIESVTDPSLPSVRFLAAGNGRTLRMSAFTPGGSDMV; this is encoded by the coding sequence ATGGGTGAGCCATTAGTATATGAGATATTGGAGAAACCTGCTACAAGTTGTATTATTGGTATATGTTGTGCAATTTGGTTTTACATTCAGAAGAAAAATATTGGGTATGTTCATGTGGGCTTGAGTTATGAAACTGCCATTGACGGGCATTATTGGAGGATCATAACTTCCGCTTTTTCGCATATCAGTGTTATTCATCTTGTGTTCAATATGAGTGCCCTTTGGAGTCTTGGTGTTGTAGAAAGTTTGGACCATATGGGTTTAGGGTTTGAGTTTTATTTGCAGTATACACTTGTATTGGTACTTTTATCGGGATTTTTGGTTTTAGGATCGTACCACATTTTGATTAATAGGTTCAAGTTTGAGTATTTCCGGAGGGTGACTGCTGTTGGTTATTCCTGTGTGGTTTTTGGTTGGATGACTATTTTGTCAGTAAAGCAGCCGTCATCAAAATTAAATCTTTTTGGCTTTCTTTCGCTTCCAATTAGTTTCGCTCcatttgagtctctcatatttACCTCGATAATTGTTCCTCAAGCAAGTTTTCTTGGACATTTGTCCGGAATTGTTGTTGGGTACTCTATTTCCTGGGGTTTGATTCATGGGATGAATAATTACTGGGCAGTTTCTATCTTGGGGTGGACTGCACTTGTGTTTGTCTTGAGCCTAAAAAAATCGGGCACATTTGAACTTGACTTCCTTGAGATTGAATCAGTTACAGATCCTTCACTGCCTTCAGTACGGTTTCTTGCTGCAGGAAATGGAAGGACATTAAGAATGAGTGCATTTACCCCTGGTGGTTCTGATATGGTCTAG